The Paraburkholderia sp. ZP32-5 genome includes a window with the following:
- a CDS encoding glycoside hydrolase family 28 protein, which translates to MAKDVEGLSNDACAQRPQSPARRSFLAFAGVTAGAGLLAGLPGCGSSTDSPAASGSGGTGTPSGPDTAAADPIWGTNGQATAIINKLANITPSMFPSVDFQVTSYGAQPLPAAALIQSTAWPGGPIPWVTGGTEQTAHPTSDLQSPGSNVMVPCDYTDTAYDACAAFNAAIHAANQAGGGRVVVPAGNWYCGGPIVLLSNVNFHLTAGCTIYFSPNPADYAKNGPYPTANGNLYWTRWQANDCLNFGSPIYAYQQKNIAVTADDNTCVLNGQAMTPIQQSSQAPTSCWWTFKGSSSTYGCTSSTTTTQAFANPNNTVLTSLPASQITNPKANLSFTNQDGVTTTLMTLLTVTGWNQDQNYLPALSELGVPVLNRVFGNGHYLRPCMVEFIGCTNVLLQNYHTQNTPFWQHHPTGCSNVVIDGVFADSVGPNNDGFDPDACNAVLVQNVQFNTGDDCIAIKSGKCLDTEYGPMQNIVVQNCTMQSGHGGLTIGSEMSAGVQNVYARNLTMQNANWASNPLNIALRFKTNMNRGGFINNVWINGVTLPNGVNLAGKFGGGALGAGIPGSVPGTGTVGLVSNPSTGQGGLITFDCDYSPSGDAVRWNPATINNVNISNVNATNVSGSVTYAMTSGFTAGANSCFQALVAQGPVAADYNGPLPVPTVSPITGVTISDCNLGTPVCAGPASSTVPGPLFVVNTNGITLKNVVVAGTTYNSVLTG; encoded by the coding sequence ATGGCTAAAGACGTGGAAGGTTTATCCAACGACGCGTGCGCGCAGCGCCCGCAATCGCCGGCTCGCCGCAGCTTTCTCGCGTTCGCGGGCGTCACGGCCGGTGCGGGGCTGCTGGCCGGCTTGCCCGGTTGTGGCAGTTCCACCGATTCGCCTGCCGCGAGTGGTAGCGGCGGCACAGGAACCCCATCCGGCCCGGACACCGCCGCGGCCGATCCGATCTGGGGCACGAATGGTCAGGCCACCGCGATCATCAACAAGCTCGCCAACATCACGCCGTCGATGTTCCCGTCGGTCGATTTCCAGGTGACGAGCTATGGCGCGCAGCCGCTGCCGGCCGCCGCGCTGATCCAGTCGACCGCATGGCCCGGCGGTCCGATCCCCTGGGTGACGGGCGGCACGGAGCAGACCGCACATCCGACCAGCGACCTGCAAAGCCCCGGCTCGAACGTGATGGTGCCGTGCGACTACACGGACACTGCGTATGATGCTTGTGCCGCGTTCAACGCCGCGATCCACGCGGCGAATCAGGCCGGCGGCGGCCGCGTGGTCGTGCCGGCCGGCAACTGGTATTGCGGTGGCCCGATCGTGCTGCTGAGCAACGTGAACTTCCACCTGACCGCGGGCTGCACGATCTATTTCAGCCCGAATCCGGCCGACTACGCGAAGAACGGTCCGTATCCGACCGCCAATGGCAACCTGTACTGGACGCGCTGGCAGGCCAACGACTGCCTGAACTTCGGCTCGCCGATCTACGCGTATCAGCAGAAAAACATCGCGGTGACCGCCGACGACAACACCTGCGTGCTGAACGGCCAGGCGATGACGCCGATCCAGCAGAGCAGCCAGGCCCCGACGTCGTGCTGGTGGACCTTCAAGGGATCGAGCAGCACGTACGGCTGCACCAGCTCGACGACCACCACGCAGGCCTTCGCCAACCCGAACAACACCGTGTTGACGAGCCTGCCCGCGTCGCAGATCACGAATCCGAAGGCCAACCTGTCGTTCACGAACCAGGATGGCGTGACGACGACGCTGATGACGCTGCTCACTGTAACGGGCTGGAATCAGGATCAGAACTACCTGCCGGCGCTGTCGGAGCTGGGCGTGCCGGTCCTGAACCGCGTGTTCGGCAACGGACACTATCTGCGTCCGTGCATGGTTGAGTTCATCGGTTGCACGAACGTGCTGCTGCAGAACTACCACACGCAGAACACGCCGTTCTGGCAGCACCATCCGACTGGCTGCTCGAACGTCGTGATCGACGGCGTGTTCGCCGACAGCGTCGGCCCGAACAACGACGGCTTCGACCCGGACGCGTGCAACGCGGTGCTGGTGCAGAACGTCCAGTTCAACACCGGCGACGATTGCATCGCGATCAAGTCCGGCAAGTGCCTCGACACCGAATACGGTCCGATGCAGAACATCGTCGTGCAGAACTGCACGATGCAAAGCGGCCACGGCGGTCTGACGATCGGCAGCGAAATGAGCGCGGGCGTGCAGAACGTCTACGCCCGCAACCTGACGATGCAGAACGCCAATTGGGCGAGCAACCCGCTGAACATCGCGCTGCGCTTCAAGACCAACATGAATCGCGGTGGCTTCATCAACAACGTGTGGATCAACGGCGTGACGCTGCCGAATGGCGTGAACCTCGCGGGCAAATTCGGCGGCGGCGCGCTGGGCGCAGGCATCCCGGGTTCGGTCCCGGGCACGGGCACGGTCGGTCTCGTCAGCAACCCGTCGACGGGCCAGGGCGGCCTGATCACGTTCGACTGCGACTACAGCCCGTCGGGCGACGCGGTGCGCTGGAATCCGGCGACGATCAACAACGTCAACATCTCGAACGTGAACGCGACCAATGTGTCGGGCAGCGTCACGTACGCGATGACGTCGGGCTTCACCGCCGGCGCGAACTCGTGCTTCCAGGCGCTCGTCGCGCAGGGACCCGTGGCCGCGGACTACAACGGTCCGCTGCCGGTGCCGACGGTCTCGCCGATCACCGGCGTGACGATCTCGGACTGCAACCTGGGTACGCCGGTTTGCGCGGGCCCGGCATCCTCGACCGTGCCGGGGCCGCTGTTCGTGGTCAACACCAACGGCATCACGCTGAAGAACGTGGTCGTTGCGGGTACCACGTATAACTCGGTACTGACGGGCTGA
- a CDS encoding methyltransferase, whose protein sequence is MTSPATLTWPEADGPRTARWRSEAAVPPPKRVVVADDRTTADSAYRLACEGTALLWKGDFQNARQLLLAVTRRLERKPRKTGATPVDAFNLHRQAQSQRARTLGMILIPLDADYGITLRRAPDVREACTEAYGAATGDALVVSLRELLGLIGAHEWRKKGVEIPALGERIHPHYGVFSPVRGEYVDLVARTPLPSLDRAFDIGTGTGVLAALLAKRGVKQIVATDQDPRALACARENLARLGYAQQVEVVQADLFPDGRAPLVVCNPPWVPARPASPLEYAVYDPDSRMLLGFLNGLADHLTPDGEGWLIISDLAEHLGLRTREWLLAAIDNARLTVAGREDIRPRHPKAADKSDPLYAARAAEITSLWRLKAR, encoded by the coding sequence ATGACCAGCCCCGCAACTCTCACCTGGCCCGAAGCCGACGGCCCGCGCACCGCGCGCTGGCGCTCCGAAGCGGCTGTGCCGCCGCCGAAACGCGTCGTCGTCGCCGATGACCGCACCACCGCCGATTCCGCCTACCGTCTCGCCTGCGAAGGCACCGCACTTCTGTGGAAGGGTGACTTCCAGAACGCGCGTCAACTGTTGCTGGCGGTGACGCGCCGGCTCGAACGCAAGCCGCGCAAAACGGGCGCGACCCCGGTCGACGCGTTCAACCTGCATCGGCAGGCGCAATCGCAGCGCGCGCGCACGCTCGGCATGATCCTGATTCCGCTCGATGCGGACTACGGCATTACGCTGCGCCGCGCGCCCGACGTGCGCGAGGCTTGCACCGAAGCCTATGGGGCTGCCACTGGTGACGCGTTGGTCGTGTCGCTGCGCGAACTGCTGGGGCTGATCGGCGCGCACGAATGGCGCAAGAAGGGCGTCGAGATTCCGGCGCTCGGCGAGCGCATCCATCCGCATTACGGCGTGTTTTCGCCGGTGCGCGGCGAGTATGTGGATCTCGTCGCGCGCACGCCGTTGCCTTCACTCGACAGAGCGTTCGATATAGGCACCGGTACCGGTGTGCTGGCTGCGCTGCTCGCCAAACGCGGTGTGAAGCAGATTGTCGCGACCGATCAGGATCCGCGTGCACTCGCGTGCGCACGGGAGAACCTCGCGCGGCTCGGCTACGCGCAGCAGGTCGAAGTGGTGCAGGCCGATCTGTTTCCCGACGGGCGGGCTCCGCTCGTCGTCTGTAATCCGCCGTGGGTGCCGGCGCGCCCCGCGTCGCCGCTCGAATACGCGGTCTACGATCCGGACAGCCGGATGCTGCTCGGTTTCCTGAACGGCCTTGCCGATCATCTGACGCCGGACGGCGAGGGCTGGCTGATCATCTCGGATCTGGCCGAGCACTTGGGTTTGCGCACGCGCGAGTGGCTGCTTGCCGCGATCGACAATGCGCGGCTGACGGTGGCGGGGCGCGAGGATATTCGTCCGCGGCATCCGAAGGCGGCTGATAAAAGCGATCCGCTGTATGCGGCGAGGGCGGCCGAGATTACGTCGTTGTGGCGGTTGAAGGCGCGGTGA
- a CDS encoding TIGR03862 family flavoprotein, translated as MPSSLDSARVAVIGGGPTGLMAAETLARRGVQVHVYDAMPSVGRKFLMAGKGGMNITHSEPLEPFLGRYGARRERIAPLLDAFGPDALRAWLDELGIETFVGSSGRVFPSDMKAAPMLRAWLHRLREAGVHFHMRHKWSGWAPAASDTAAHRLRFDTPDGEQVADCDAVVFALGGASWPRLGSDAAWVPLMTARNVPVAPLRPSNCGFDADWSPYLRARFAGQPLKPVAITLADVDEKVHNRQGEALLTETGLEGSLIYALSAPIRERILADGDVTISLDLAPGLPLERVIDEVTRPRGSRSMSSHLHGRIGINGVKLALLHEILPKEAFTDAPRLANAIKALPVRLLRPRPIDEAISTAGGIPFEALDGNLMIEQMPGAFCAGEMLDWEAPTGGYLLTACFASGMVAGRGVCVYLETRDAQA; from the coding sequence GTGCAAGTCCATGTGTATGACGCAATGCCGTCCGTCGGCCGCAAATTCCTGATGGCCGGTAAGGGCGGCATGAACATCACGCATTCGGAGCCGCTCGAACCGTTCCTCGGCCGTTATGGCGCGCGTCGCGAGCGGATCGCACCGCTGCTCGATGCGTTCGGCCCCGACGCGTTGCGCGCATGGCTGGACGAGCTGGGCATCGAGACATTCGTCGGCAGTTCCGGGCGAGTCTTTCCGTCCGACATGAAGGCCGCGCCGATGCTGCGCGCGTGGCTGCATCGGCTGCGCGAAGCGGGTGTGCATTTCCATATGCGTCACAAGTGGAGCGGCTGGGCACCGGCTGCCAGCGATACCGCCGCGCATCGGCTTCGCTTCGACACCCCCGATGGCGAGCAGGTGGCGGACTGCGACGCGGTGGTCTTTGCACTTGGCGGCGCCAGTTGGCCACGCCTCGGCTCCGACGCCGCGTGGGTCCCACTGATGACCGCGCGCAACGTGCCGGTAGCGCCGCTACGGCCCTCGAACTGCGGCTTCGACGCGGACTGGAGCCCCTACCTGCGTGCGCGTTTCGCGGGTCAACCGCTCAAGCCTGTGGCGATCACGCTGGCCGATGTAGACGAAAAAGTCCACAATCGACAAGGTGAAGCACTTCTGACCGAAACAGGCCTCGAAGGGAGTCTGATCTACGCGTTATCGGCGCCGATTCGCGAGCGAATTCTGGCCGACGGCGACGTCACGATCTCGCTGGATCTGGCGCCAGGCTTGCCGTTGGAGCGAGTCATCGACGAAGTGACGCGGCCGCGGGGCTCACGGTCGATGTCGAGTCATCTGCATGGGCGAATCGGCATCAACGGGGTCAAGCTGGCGCTATTGCACGAGATTTTGCCGAAGGAAGCGTTCACCGATGCCCCCCGCTTAGCGAACGCGATCAAGGCATTGCCGGTGCGGCTGCTGCGCCCTCGCCCGATCGACGAAGCGATCAGCACCGCCGGCGGCATTCCGTTCGAGGCGCTGGACGGCAATCTGATGATCGAACAAATGCCGGGAGCCTTCTGCGCGGGCGAGATGCTCGACTGGGAGGCGCCGACTGGCGGCTATCTGTTGACTGCGTGTTTTGCCAGCGGAATGGTGGCCGGCCGTGGAGTCTGCGTGTATTTGGAAACGCGCGACGCTCAAGCGTGA
- a CDS encoding cytochrome c1 has product MKKLLSMCALIGATMLALLAAPAYADENFPLDRAPDNAANFASLQHGAQLFVNYCLNCHSANLMRYNRLTDLGITPSAIQANLLFTTDKIGNTMTVAMRPDDAKAWFGATPPDLSVEARARGKDWLYTYLRSFYRDDTRPTGWNNLVYENVSMPHVLWQLQGQRAAKFGDELDEKTGETVHKFLGFTQLTPGTMSPVDYDSAVADLVSYLSWMSEPTQQTRRQLGVWVLLFLGILSFFAWRLNAAYWKHIK; this is encoded by the coding sequence ATGAAAAAACTGCTTTCGATGTGCGCGCTGATCGGCGCGACGATGCTTGCATTGCTGGCCGCCCCGGCTTACGCGGACGAGAATTTCCCGCTCGACCGGGCGCCGGATAACGCGGCCAATTTCGCTTCTTTGCAGCACGGGGCGCAATTGTTTGTAAACTACTGCCTGAATTGCCACAGCGCGAACCTGATGCGCTACAACCGGCTGACCGATCTCGGCATTACGCCGAGCGCAATCCAGGCCAACCTGCTGTTCACCACCGACAAGATCGGCAACACGATGACGGTGGCGATGCGCCCGGACGATGCGAAAGCGTGGTTCGGCGCGACGCCGCCGGATCTGTCGGTGGAGGCGCGGGCGCGCGGCAAGGACTGGCTGTACACGTATCTGCGCAGCTTCTATCGCGACGATACGCGGCCGACCGGCTGGAACAATCTGGTGTACGAGAACGTGAGCATGCCTCACGTGCTGTGGCAGCTCCAGGGGCAGCGTGCGGCGAAATTCGGCGACGAACTCGACGAAAAAACCGGCGAAACGGTACACAAATTCCTCGGTTTCACGCAGCTGACGCCGGGAACGATGTCGCCGGTAGATTATGATTCTGCTGTGGCCGACCTCGTGTCGTACCTGTCATGGATGTCCGAACCGACGCAGCAAACCCGCCGGCAGCTTGGCGTGTGGGTGCTGTTGTTCCTCGGTATCCTGAGCTTTTTCGCCTGGCGACTGAACGCCGCGTACTGGAAACATATCAAATAA
- the petA gene encoding ubiquinol-cytochrome c reductase iron-sulfur subunit encodes MRDKEDERVDGSRRNWLVATTVAGGVGGVAVVVPFVSSFAPSEKAKAAGAPVDVDISNLKPGDMMTVAWRGKPVWVINRTDRMLADVQKADSQVADPHSLNPFSMPLPEYCNNEFRSRAENKHLLVAVAVCTHLGCTPTPRFQEGPQANLPDDWPGGFLCPCHGSTYDMAGRVFKNKPAPQNLDIPRFMFTSATGLVIGKDEKGEA; translated from the coding sequence ATGCGAGACAAAGAAGATGAACGCGTCGATGGCAGCCGCCGTAACTGGCTGGTAGCGACGACCGTAGCAGGCGGCGTAGGAGGAGTTGCCGTTGTCGTACCCTTTGTTAGTTCGTTTGCACCATCCGAGAAAGCCAAGGCCGCGGGTGCCCCGGTCGATGTCGATATCAGCAATCTGAAACCCGGCGACATGATGACCGTCGCCTGGCGTGGCAAACCGGTTTGGGTCATCAACCGCACGGACCGGATGCTCGCCGACGTGCAGAAAGCGGATAGCCAGGTAGCGGACCCTCACTCGCTGAATCCCTTCTCGATGCCGTTGCCGGAGTACTGCAACAACGAATTCCGTTCGCGCGCGGAGAACAAGCATCTTCTGGTCGCCGTCGCCGTTTGTACCCATCTGGGCTGCACGCCGACCCCGCGCTTTCAGGAGGGCCCACAGGCCAATCTCCCCGATGACTGGCCAGGCGGCTTTCTGTGTCCTTGCCACGGCTCGACCTACGATATGGCCGGCCGTGTGTTCAAGAACAAACCCGCCCCGCAAAACCTCGATATCCCGCGTTTCATGTTCACGTCCGCCACGGGCCTCGTGATCGGGAAAGACGAGAAAGGAGAAGCGTAA
- a CDS encoding ClpXP protease specificity-enhancing factor, protein MQEISTKPYLLRALYEWCTDNGYTPHIAVRVDNQTRVPRQFVRDNEIVLNISFEATSQLQMGNEWIEFNARFSGKSHKIEVPVANILAIYARENGQGMAFPVESAGGEAQDSGADAADEIEPPAAPRAVEASPAESAAATDTASDNPQPDDDGSKGGGRARLKIVK, encoded by the coding sequence ATGCAAGAGATTTCCACGAAGCCTTATCTGCTGCGCGCGCTGTACGAGTGGTGCACCGATAACGGTTACACACCGCATATCGCGGTCCGCGTCGACAATCAGACACGCGTGCCGCGTCAGTTCGTGCGCGACAACGAGATCGTGCTGAACATCAGCTTCGAGGCCACCAGCCAGTTGCAGATGGGTAACGAGTGGATCGAGTTCAACGCGCGCTTCTCCGGCAAGTCGCACAAGATCGAGGTGCCGGTCGCCAATATTCTCGCGATCTACGCGCGCGAAAACGGCCAGGGAATGGCGTTCCCGGTCGAGTCGGCGGGCGGCGAGGCGCAGGATTCGGGGGCGGATGCAGCGGACGAAATCGAGCCACCGGCGGCCCCGCGCGCGGTCGAAGCATCGCCGGCCGAATCGGCCGCGGCTACCGACACCGCGTCGGACAATCCGCAGCCCGATGACGATGGCTCGAAAGGTGGCGGAAGGGCTCGCCTTAAGATCGTGAAATGA
- a CDS encoding Nif3-like dinuclear metal center hexameric protein: MDRIELELYLNNLLEIARFKDYCPNGLQVEGRRRVNKLATGVTASVAFLEAALDWGADAVLVHHGYFWRNEAAPITGRKHARLKLLLANDLNLFAYHLPLDDHPEFGNNAQIGEKMGWISDARFGDNDLGWLATLPMPITLSHLTAEIEQTLGRTPLVFGDPDSELRRIGWCTGAAQGMFDSAIAAGADVYVTGEVSESMMHTAAESGVAFLSAGHHATERFGVQAVGKHLSESFDIEHLFIDIPNPV, from the coding sequence ATGGATCGGATTGAACTTGAATTGTACTTGAACAACCTTCTCGAAATCGCCCGGTTCAAGGACTACTGCCCCAATGGATTACAGGTCGAAGGGCGTCGTCGGGTCAACAAGCTCGCGACCGGCGTGACCGCGTCGGTGGCCTTTCTGGAGGCCGCGCTCGACTGGGGCGCCGACGCGGTGCTGGTCCATCATGGCTACTTCTGGCGCAACGAGGCGGCGCCGATCACCGGCCGCAAGCATGCGCGCCTGAAGTTGCTGCTCGCGAACGACCTGAACCTGTTCGCCTACCATCTGCCGCTCGACGATCACCCGGAGTTCGGCAACAACGCGCAGATCGGCGAGAAGATGGGCTGGATCAGCGACGCGCGCTTCGGCGACAACGATCTCGGCTGGCTCGCCACGCTGCCGATGCCGATCACGCTGTCGCACCTGACGGCGGAGATCGAGCAGACGCTCGGCCGCACGCCGCTCGTGTTCGGCGATCCGGATAGCGAACTGCGCCGCATCGGCTGGTGCACGGGCGCCGCGCAAGGCATGTTCGATTCGGCGATCGCGGCTGGCGCCGACGTCTACGTGACTGGCGAGGTGTCCGAGTCGATGATGCATACGGCGGCCGAGAGCGGCGTCGCGTTCCTGTCGGCGGGGCACCATGCGACCGAGCGCTTCGGCGTGCAGGCGGTGGGCAAGCATCTGTCCGAATCGTTCGATATCGAACACCTCTTTATCGATATCCCCAATCCGGTTTAA
- a CDS encoding cytochrome b, with amino-acid sequence MASEHEVETTGLAGWIDQRFPMTSTWKKHVSEYYAPKNFNFWYFFGSLALLVLVNQIVTGIFLTMNYKPDATLAFSSVEYIMREVPWGWLIRYMHSTGASMFFVVVYLHMFRGLMYGSYRKPRELVWIFGCLIFLCLMAEAFFGYLLPWGQMSFWGAQVIVNLFSAIPFIGPDLSLWIRGDYVVSDVTLNRFFAFHVIAIPLVLVGLVIAHLVALHEVGSNNPDGIEIKAKKGPDGVPLDGIPFHPYYSVHDFMGVAVFLLIFAAIIFFAPEMGGYFLEANNFVPANPLQTPPEIAPVWYFTAFYAMLRATTDPFKIVLMIVIALLGVLALIRARGKWRLGLPVLAVLVIIAMAFTESKFWGVVVMGSAVISLFFLPWLDRSPVKSIRYRPFFHKVFYGIFVLAFLTLGFLGTKPPSPASTLIAQICALIYFAFFLGMPFWTRLGKFKQPPERVRFKPH; translated from the coding sequence ATGGCGAGCGAACACGAAGTAGAGACGACCGGGCTGGCTGGTTGGATCGACCAGCGCTTCCCAATGACTTCCACCTGGAAGAAGCACGTTTCCGAGTACTACGCGCCGAAGAACTTCAACTTCTGGTACTTCTTCGGTTCGCTTGCCTTGCTGGTGCTGGTCAACCAGATCGTCACCGGCATTTTCCTCACGATGAACTACAAGCCCGACGCGACGCTCGCGTTCTCGTCGGTCGAGTACATCATGCGCGAGGTGCCGTGGGGCTGGCTGATCCGCTACATGCACTCCACGGGCGCGTCGATGTTCTTCGTCGTCGTGTATCTGCACATGTTCCGTGGGCTGATGTACGGCTCGTACCGCAAGCCGCGCGAGCTGGTGTGGATCTTCGGTTGCCTGATCTTCCTGTGTCTGATGGCCGAGGCGTTCTTCGGCTACCTGCTGCCGTGGGGCCAGATGTCGTTCTGGGGCGCGCAGGTGATCGTGAACCTGTTCTCGGCGATTCCGTTCATCGGCCCGGATCTGTCGCTGTGGATTCGCGGCGACTACGTGGTCTCCGACGTCACGCTGAACCGCTTCTTCGCGTTTCACGTGATCGCGATTCCGCTGGTGCTGGTCGGCCTCGTGATCGCGCACCTGGTGGCGCTGCATGAAGTCGGCTCGAACAACCCGGACGGCATCGAGATCAAGGCGAAGAAAGGCCCGGACGGCGTGCCGCTCGACGGCATCCCGTTCCACCCGTACTACTCGGTGCACGACTTCATGGGCGTGGCGGTGTTCCTGCTGATTTTCGCCGCGATCATTTTCTTCGCGCCGGAAATGGGCGGGTACTTCCTCGAAGCGAACAACTTCGTGCCGGCTAACCCGCTTCAGACGCCGCCGGAAATTGCGCCAGTGTGGTATTTCACCGCCTTTTATGCGATGCTGCGCGCGACCACCGACCCGTTCAAGATCGTGCTGATGATCGTGATCGCGCTGCTCGGCGTGCTCGCGCTGATCCGCGCACGCGGCAAGTGGCGGCTTGGTCTGCCGGTGCTCGCGGTGCTCGTGATCATCGCGATGGCGTTCACCGAGTCGAAGTTCTGGGGCGTCGTGGTGATGGGCAGCGCGGTGATCTCGCTGTTCTTCCTGCCGTGGCTCGACCGTTCGCCGGTCAAGTCGATCCGCTACCGGCCGTTCTTCCACAAGGTGTTCTACGGGATCTTCGTGCTGGCGTTTCTGACGCTAGGCTTCCTCGGCACGAAACCGCCGTCACCGGCCTCGACGCTGATCGCGCAGATCTGCGCGCTGATCTACTTCGCGTTTTTCCTCGGCATGCCTTTCTGGACGCGGCTTGGCAAGTTCAAGCAGCCGCCGGAACGGGTGCGGTTCAAGCCTCACTAA
- a CDS encoding glutathione S-transferase N-terminal domain-containing protein yields MMVLYSGTTCPFSQRCRLVLFEKGMDFEIRDVDLFNKPEDIAVMNPYGQVPILVERDLILYESNIINEYIDERFPHPQLMPADPVQRARARLFLLNFEKELFVHVGTLENEKGKAAEKNHEKARLAIRDRLTQLAPIFLKNKYMLGEEFSMLDVAIAPLLWRLDHYGIELSKNAAPLMKYAERIFSRPAYIEALTPSEKVMRR; encoded by the coding sequence ATGATGGTTCTGTATTCCGGCACTACTTGCCCCTTCTCCCAGCGTTGCCGGCTGGTGTTGTTCGAAAAGGGCATGGACTTCGAGATCCGCGACGTCGACCTGTTCAACAAGCCGGAAGACATCGCTGTGATGAATCCGTATGGTCAGGTGCCGATCCTCGTCGAACGGGACCTGATTCTGTACGAATCGAACATCATCAACGAGTATATCGACGAGCGCTTCCCGCATCCGCAGCTGATGCCGGCCGACCCGGTGCAGCGCGCCCGCGCCCGCCTGTTCCTGCTCAACTTCGAGAAGGAACTGTTCGTCCACGTCGGCACGCTCGAGAACGAAAAGGGCAAGGCCGCCGAGAAGAATCACGAGAAGGCGCGCCTCGCGATCCGCGATCGTCTCACGCAACTCGCGCCGATCTTCCTGAAAAACAAGTACATGCTCGGCGAAGAGTTCTCGATGCTCGACGTCGCGATCGCGCCGCTGCTGTGGCGTCTCGATCACTACGGCATCGAACTGTCGAAGAACGCCGCGCCGCTGATGAAGTACGCCGAGCGCATTTTCAGCCGCCCGGCTTATATCGAAGCGCTGACGCCTTCGGAAAAGGTGATGCGTCGTTGA
- a CDS encoding Do family serine endopeptidase, which yields MLRRFWLLFAQAVTVLLALMFIIATLKPQWLQRQGQFGRQLAEPIVALREVAPGVGNGHAEASYADAAQKAMPAVVNVFSSKDGSLPPDPRAKDPLFRYFFGDRNNRKQQEQPASNLGSGVIVSSEGYILTNQHVVDGADQIEVALADGRTASAKVIGIDPETDLAVLKINLNHLPTITLGRMEQTHVGDVVLAIGNPFGVGQTVTMGIVSALGRNHLGINTFENFIQTDAAINPGNSGGALVDVNGNLLGINTAIYSRSGGSLGIGFAIPVSTARSVLESIITTGSVTRGWIGVEPQDVTPEIAESFGLDQKSGAIVAGVLKSGPADRAGIKPGDILISVNGQEITDTTRLLNVIAQIKPGTSAKVHLVRKGRQIDLDVMIGKRPPPPKQAEDDNGGSDQPDDEGG from the coding sequence ATGCTTAGACGCTTCTGGCTGTTATTTGCCCAAGCGGTGACTGTGCTGTTGGCGCTGATGTTCATCATTGCGACCCTCAAACCGCAGTGGCTGCAGCGTCAAGGGCAGTTCGGCAGGCAACTCGCCGAACCGATCGTCGCGCTGCGGGAAGTGGCGCCAGGCGTTGGCAACGGCCATGCCGAGGCGTCCTATGCGGATGCGGCGCAAAAGGCCATGCCCGCGGTCGTCAACGTGTTCTCCAGCAAGGATGGCTCGCTGCCTCCCGATCCGCGCGCGAAAGACCCGTTGTTCCGTTACTTCTTCGGCGACCGGAACAATCGCAAGCAGCAGGAGCAGCCGGCCTCGAATTTGGGCTCAGGCGTGATAGTGAGTTCGGAAGGTTACATTCTAACGAACCAGCACGTCGTGGACGGCGCCGATCAGATCGAAGTTGCGCTCGCCGACGGTCGCACCGCCAGCGCAAAGGTCATCGGTATCGACCCCGAAACCGATCTGGCGGTGCTGAAGATCAATCTGAACCATCTGCCTACCATCACGCTTGGCCGCATGGAGCAGACGCACGTCGGCGACGTCGTGCTGGCGATCGGCAATCCGTTCGGCGTCGGCCAGACCGTGACGATGGGCATCGTCAGCGCGCTCGGGCGCAACCATCTCGGCATCAATACGTTCGAAAACTTCATCCAGACCGACGCGGCGATCAACCCCGGCAATTCCGGCGGTGCGCTCGTCGACGTGAACGGCAACCTGCTCGGCATCAACACCGCGATCTACTCACGCTCGGGCGGCTCGCTCGGCATCGGCTTCGCGATTCCGGTGTCGACCGCGCGCAGCGTGCTCGAAAGCATCATCACGACCGGCTCGGTCACGCGCGGCTGGATCGGCGTCGAACCGCAGGACGTGACGCCGGAGATCGCCGAGTCGTTCGGGCTCGACCAGAAGTCGGGCGCCATCGTCGCAGGCGTGCTGAAGAGCGGTCCGGCCGACCGCGCGGGCATCAAACCCGGCGACATCCTGATCAGCGTGAACGGCCAGGAGATCACCGATACCACGCGTCTGCTGAACGTGATCGCGCAGATCAAGCCGGGTACGTCGGCGAAGGTGCATCTGGTGCGCAAGGGCCGTCAGATCGATCTCGACGTGATGATCGGCAAACGCCCGCCGCCGCCGAAGCAGGCAGAAGACGACAACGGCGGCAGCGATCAGCCGGACGATGAGGGTGGTTGA